The following proteins are co-located in the Nerophis ophidion isolate RoL-2023_Sa linkage group LG04, RoL_Noph_v1.0, whole genome shotgun sequence genome:
- the LOC133551929 gene encoding class I histocompatibility antigen, F10 alpha chain-like, with the protein MKENNTKSSCCCFLLSVIHTLQYFSTASSQVPNFPEYVSVGYVDGVQISHYDSNSRKAEAKQDWMNKITAEDPKYWQRQTEINVGNELTDKHNLEVLKKRFNQTGGVHILQWMFGCEWNDETDEVKGWYQEGYDGEDFISLDMKTWTFTAAKQQAFPTKLKWDQNKHLLEYKKFYYTEECPSYLKKYVNNGKEVLMRTELPEVFLLQKTPSSPVSCMATGFYPDGADLFWRKDGEQIFEDVEHGEILPNHDGTFQMSVALKVEVTADVEGKYECVFQLSGVKEDLVTKLERRSILSNASHEDNLSVALAATAAVLAVAAIIIIIIIMVMVRRHRNRQGEGRQCPLSSSSRCTRSRP; encoded by the exons atgaaagaaaataatacaaagtcatcctgttgttgttttcttctttcagtgattcacacgctgcagtatttctccactgcgtcctctcaagttccaaacttcccagagtatgtgagtgttggttatgttgatggagttcagatttctcactatgacagcaacagcaggaaagcagaagccaaacaggactggatgaacaaaatcacagcagaggatccaaaATACTGGCAGAGACAAACAGAGATCAATGTTGGTAATGAGTTGACTGACAAACACAACCTTGAAGTTCTTAAgaagcgtttcaaccaaactggag gtgttCACATTCTCCAGTGGATGTttggatgtgaatggaatgatgagactgatgaagttaaaggttggTATCAGGAaggttatgatggagaagatttcatatcgttggacatgaagacatggacatttactgcagcaaaacaacaagctttccccaCCAAACTCAAGTGGGACCAGAACAAACATCTACTAGAATACAAGAAGTTTTACTACACTGAGGAatgtccttcttacttgaagaagtatgtgaacaatgggaaggaggtcctaatgagaacag agcttccagaggtgttcctgctccagaagacgccgtcctctccggtcagctgcatggcgacaggtttctaccccgacggtgccgacctgttttggaggaaagacggcgagcagatcttcgaggacgtggagcacggagagatactccccaaccacgacggaaccttccagatgtcggtggcgctgaaagtggaggtgacggccgacgtggagggcaagtacgaatgtgtgtttcagctgtcaggcgtcaaggaggacttggtcaccaagctggagagaagaagcatcctgagcaacgcaagccatgaag acaacttgagcgtcgccctcgctgccacggcggcggtcctcgctgtggcggccatcatcatcatcatcatcatcatggtcatggtcaggcgtcacagaaacagacaaggtgagggacgccaatgtcctctgtcttcttcttctcggtgcactcggtccaggccgtga